The following proteins are encoded in a genomic region of Clostridium kluyveri:
- a CDS encoding methyl-accepting chemotaxis protein: MFKKISLEYKLITILILIVCIPLLLLSIISFHMASKLAYNKTSQLTMEISNEKSSYIELHINSVKNSIQALAIDKSIIDGDENGMIDELESITDSNKDIMQSYVGDEEKNFTIYPKTELPAGYDPTTRDWYKQAVTFPDKVFITEPYKDAVTGKIVITAAKKVQSSNGKITVVGIDMDISTLCDKIASTKVGKTGYSILTLSDGTIIAHKDKNKLMTNIKKEISSAQIILNKKSGELQYNDGRLLNMIGFSRSDETGWISIAVLPESDYIGDLNSIIITVSIILVIIIGVVIICGIIIVKYITRPLLRIQAFAKRLSACDFSTPIQIKRGDEFGQTAELLNTAQKNVKELIKTIIDNSRDIASFSKKLSNSVEEITLKFKIIDSSINNIVNCSEEVTSSTEEVTASIEEIDGNVNELSNKAENGNKNANEAKARALSIEENVKNAIDECRNIYKEQEASILKAIDDGKVVVEIKEMADMISSIAEQTNLLALNASIEAARAGEQGKGFGVVAQEVKILAEQSSEIVSIIQNTVIKVQEVFNNLSKASNELLKFIDKNVNIQLDNYSNTGDQYFKDSEITYNISKDLASMTEDIKVTVDEITNTIGSVSEIAQKSLENTNEIKSSINYATEGIIQVSKAAEEQSHLAQKLDESIQKFKV; this comes from the coding sequence ATGTTTAAAAAAATATCGTTAGAGTACAAGCTTATTACTATATTAATATTAATTGTCTGTATACCGCTTTTATTATTATCTATTATAAGTTTTCATATGGCATCAAAGCTTGCATATAATAAAACAAGTCAGCTTACTATGGAGATATCCAATGAGAAATCTTCATATATAGAATTACATATTAATTCAGTGAAAAATTCAATACAAGCTTTAGCTATTGATAAATCTATAATTGATGGTGATGAAAATGGCATGATCGATGAACTTGAAAGTATAACTGATAGCAATAAGGATATAATGCAATCATATGTGGGAGATGAAGAGAAAAACTTTACAATATACCCTAAAACTGAATTACCTGCGGGATATGATCCTACAACTAGAGATTGGTACAAACAGGCTGTGACTTTTCCCGATAAGGTATTTATAACTGAACCTTATAAAGATGCTGTTACAGGTAAAATTGTTATAACCGCTGCAAAAAAAGTACAATCTAGTAATGGGAAGATAACAGTGGTAGGTATAGACATGGACATATCTACTTTATGTGATAAAATAGCATCTACCAAAGTCGGAAAAACAGGATATTCCATATTAACTTTGTCTGATGGCACAATTATTGCACATAAGGATAAGAATAAATTAATGACTAATATAAAAAAAGAAATTTCATCTGCACAAATAATTTTGAATAAAAAAAGTGGGGAGTTACAATATAATGATGGGAGACTCTTGAATATGATCGGATTTAGCCGTTCTGATGAAACAGGTTGGATATCCATAGCTGTTCTTCCGGAAAGTGATTACATAGGGGATTTGAACTCAATTATAATAACGGTTTCAATAATTTTGGTTATTATAATTGGAGTAGTTATTATATGTGGAATAATTATTGTAAAATATATAACTAGGCCCCTTTTAAGAATACAGGCTTTTGCAAAACGTCTTTCTGCCTGTGATTTTAGTACTCCTATACAGATAAAAAGAGGGGATGAATTTGGACAAACCGCCGAGCTGCTTAATACTGCACAGAAAAATGTTAAAGAACTTATAAAGACTATAATTGATAACTCCAGAGATATTGCTTCTTTTAGTAAAAAACTTTCTAATTCGGTAGAAGAAATAACTTTAAAATTTAAAATTATAGATAGTTCAATAAATAATATAGTAAATTGTTCTGAGGAAGTTACTTCTTCTACAGAAGAAGTAACTGCATCCATAGAGGAAATAGATGGCAATGTAAATGAATTATCAAATAAAGCTGAAAATGGGAATAAAAATGCAAATGAGGCTAAAGCAAGGGCGCTTTCCATAGAAGAGAATGTAAAAAATGCCATAGATGAGTGTAGAAACATTTATAAGGAGCAAGAAGCAAGTATATTAAAAGCTATTGATGATGGAAAAGTGGTTGTAGAAATAAAGGAAATGGCAGATATGATCTCAAGTATTGCAGAACAGACTAATTTATTGGCTCTAAATGCCTCTATTGAGGCTGCAAGAGCAGGAGAACAGGGCAAAGGATTTGGTGTAGTTGCACAAGAAGTAAAAATTTTAGCAGAACAATCTTCGGAAATAGTTTCTATCATACAAAATACCGTAATAAAGGTTCAAGAAGTTTTTAATAATCTTTCAAAGGCAAGTAATGAATTATTGAAATTTATCGATAAAAATGTAAATATACAATTAGATAATTATTCAAATACAGGAGACCAATATTTTAAGGATTCTGAAATCACTTATAATATTTCTAAAGATTTAGCCTCCATGACAGAGGATATAAAAGTTACAGTAGATGAAATAACTAATACCATAGGCAGTGTTTCTGAAATTGCACAAAAATCATTAGAAAATACTAATGAAATTAAGAGTTCCATAAATTATGCCACTGAAGGTATTATACAAGTTAGTAAAGCTGCGGAAGAACAATCTCATTTGGCACAAAAGCTTGATGAAAGCATTCAAAAGTTTAAAGTATAG